In Nostoc sphaeroides, the genomic window TACGAAAGCATAAAGAAATAACCAAAATTTTAAAATTTTCTGGCGTGTCTTACTACCTTCATTATCTTGTTCTAAAACTAAACTTGTGGCTTGATATAAAGACGAAACACCAATAAATCCAGTTAATGCAAAGATGAATACATTTAACAGAATTAAAAATTGGTAGTTATTGGTGGTAATTAAAAAAAACAGTGTGATTGGTGCAAAACTGAATAAAAGTACACTCGTAACTGAAACAGCAGTCAGCACTAATGCTAAATGCTGTCCAAAAGTCCGCTTTGAACCAAAAATAACGTTAGCAAAGTACAACGTTGGAATACAAATCAGGAGTGTGATTAAATAAAGGGCTGGGAGTTTAATGGCGGAAGATATAGCTTGCATCCAGCTATGGTATGCACCAATGATTCCGCCATAAGCTGCGATGAATAAGGAACTGCAAACTAGTAGAGAAATAATTTTATTTGGTAATCTGATACCTTGGCGAACTTCCTCTAGAAATCCTTGGCGATCGCGCAGGAATCCAATCAGCACTGCAAAGTATTTGATTCCTAAAGATTTGCGTTCAATCATGTTATCCTCACACAGCTAAAATTCTAAGTTTCATCTGAGTAATCACCGCCAGAACCATACTTCCAGGCATCAATCAAACGATGCCAATAATATTGTTGTTCTGTTGGTTGATTCTTAATCCATGTTTCTAGCATTGGACTTAACCAAAACAAGGCAGTGTATACACCTAAATTACTGTAATGTAACATCCAATCTAACAAACTTGCCAAACCTACTTGCGGAATTATCTTGGCAACTAATAGAGGATGATCTAAACCAGTTTTTAACAGTGTTTGCGTTAATGCCGAAAACTGCACTATATCCTGTAAAAATGGTTTTAGCACTGGTGTACCAAACTGTTGCATTTCCTGAAATACTGCCGAGAGGAGTTGGTTAATTTGATCTGGGGCAATTTTCTGATTGACACCAACACTCATCGCCCTTTGAAACAACCAGGTAACAGTCAAACTTGGCTGATAGGGTTGCAGTAGTGCTAAAGCTTTTGCAGATAATTGTTCTGTTTCCAGCGCTTCGTAAATGCCAAACGTTAAACGCTTCAGATGACGTACCATTGCCCCAAAACCACCAAAACTCAAGGGAGATTGACTACCACTGCTATCTCCGGCTGTTAAAATGCGACTCCAAGGGGTTTTGATGGGGCTTTGGCGATAAGTGGGAAAGAAACCAAATAGCGATCGCTGAAATTTCAGTTTACTCAACTCCACTCCCTGATATTCTGGTAATAGACGCAGATATTCTTCAAATAAAGCTTCTAAAGTTAAACGTTGGGGATGTGCATCCATATAAGTAAACAAGTAAGTTGTTCTGCCATCCCTAGCTGGAAAAGCCTCCCAGAAGTACTGACATTGATTCTGCAAAGGTGTAAATGATAATATTAAATCGCCTGAGTTATTTTCGGGAAAACCTTGGGCGCAACTTCCTACAACTAAGCATAGTGCTTCTGGTTTTTTGCCTTGGCGTGCTTGTTGAGTGATGGGTGAAAGATGTCCCATTGCGTCGATTAACAACCGAGTTTTGAATTGGTTATTTACCATCACCCCATCTGGATGAACCACTGCTTCAGTAAAGGGTGTGTTTTCTAATAACTTTCCACCTGCGGTGAGAAATCGGGTTTTCAAAGTAGCTAATAGATAAACTGGATCTACGCCAATATTCAAAACATCCTCTACCCAAACTTCTGTACCGCCATCAAAACTAACTCGCGCTGGGTTATATTGAGTGGCGATCGCACTCTCTAATTCTTCCTCAGTCAGCAAGTTTAATTCCACAAATACATCTAATTCTTTGCGAGAAATATTCCACTCTTGTTCCCTTCCCCGCAAAATACCCCGTTCCATCAACGCCACCCGCAGTCCCTTCACCGCTAAGGCGCAACCAATTAAAATGCCCAAGGTGCCACCGCAGATAAGCACATCGAAATCTGCAACGCCTAAAGACTGTTGACTTTCTTTAACTAACGTTGGTACTGGTGCGGTGTTTTCGCGCACAGATGTTAAGATGCGATCGCTTTGGCGTAACCCTGCTAAAACATCGCCGGGTAATTGGGAAAGAATTTCTTCAGTTAAAGACATTTTGGAAAAACTCAACTCTACATTCCCAAGCTACCTGAGAATGAAGAAAGTATTTTACCCCACCCTAACCCTCCCCTTATAAAGGGGAGGGAACTGGATTTCCGGTTTCCCCCCTTTATAAGGGGGAATTAAGGGGGGTAATTCGACACCGTAGTTACTGAGGGAAGGCAATACCGTTCGGATAAGGTTTTTTCATGACAGACCCTAGATACAAAGACGCGATAAATCGCCGTCTTTACAATAAGTCCTTTGTAGAGACGGCGATTTATCGCGTCTCTTGCCTTAACCGAACCGTATTGCAACCGGAGGGGTTCGCGGGGTCGTTCGGATAAGATCCCCCCGCCTTTGGCGACCCCCTTAAAAAGGGGGTAGAAGAAATTAAGCCCCCCTTTTTAAGGGGGGTTGGGGGGATCTCCGACGAATAAACACGTTAACCGAACTGTATTGGGTCGGGTTCTTCGAGTTTAATAAGTAATTAAGCGGACATGATATCAAGGCAATAAAATTCGCCGCTACACAAACGAACTCCGCCTTCGCCCATTAATTTTTAAGCGTTGGGACAGATGGAGTAAATCAGTTCACTTTTTTCCAAGTGTCAATAACTACTGCACCTGGAATGGTTGCGATCAAAAAGACTTCCTTGCCACCATCAACAATGATACCGCTATAAGTATCACCATTTAATACTATCTGCACCGTACAATCTTGTTTAACACTATAGGTTCCTGAAGCTGTTTCGTTTTTAGTTACAGTATTGTTAACGCTATAAGTAGATGTTGCTTGAAAATTTCCCCTTCCATCAAGCTTAACTAAACCAACTTGAGCTAGAGGCCATTCTACGATCATCCCAGTGGCTTTAGTTCCGTAGCTACCTTTTATGGTTGCATTATTACAAGAAGGCGTAGCTTGGGCGTTCACCTTTTGAGAGATAGCATCTGAAATGGTCAATGCTGACACACTACCAATTATTAACGTCGTAAAAAAGCCCTGGATTTTAAAGTTCATCATATTCCTGAAATCAACACCCTCTTGCGTAAATATAGACACTAGAAGATTACTATTGAATGACTTAACTTGTAAATCACACTAGAAAGTAAAATTTTTTACACGAAAATTATTTGCACCCACAAGTTTTTTCCCACGTTTGAAGTTGCCTCGTCGGAGATTTTGAACAAAACCTCACCCTGGTTCGTGTCGGACTTTTCACGTTATGTGGAAAAGTCCACCAAAAACCTAACCCCCTAACCCCCTTCCCGACACTCTAAGGGAAAAAATTCAAAGTCTCTCTCCTTTTAGGAGAGAGATTTAGAGAGAGGTTTTCCACATCCCGTCAAAAGTCAGGTTGAGCGATCGCATTTGCTTGTTGAGCGATCGCATTTGCTTGTTGAGCGATCGCATTTGCTTGTTGAGCGATCGCATTTGCTTGTTGAGCGACAGCATTTGCTTGTTGAGCGATCGCATTTGCTTGTTGAGCGATCGCATTTGCTTGTTGAGCGATCGCATTTGCTTGTTGAGCGATCGCATTTGCTTGTTGAGCGATCGCATTTGCTTGTTGAGCGACAGCATTTGCTTGTTGAGCGACAGCATTTGCTTGTTGAGCAACAGCATTTGCTTGTTGAGCAACAGCATTTGCTTGTTGAGCAACAGCATTTGCTTGTTTGGAAGTAGGTACGGTACTACTACTGGATACAAAGGCTGCTCTAATGTGTTGTCAGAGTGGCTAAGTTGTATGTAAATTCAAGCAGCAGCTAAGATAAAGGTTTATAAGCGTCAAAGATGAACGTTTTACTTCTATACCCCCGTTTTCCAAAAAGTTTTTGGTCTTTTGAAAAAACACTAGCTTTATTAGACCGTAAAGCAATGCTACCGCCTTTAGGCTTGGTAACTGTAGCCGCGATATTACCTCAAGAATGGGAGTATAAGTTAGTAGATCGAAATGTTCGCGTCTGTACCGAAGCAGAATGGGCTTGGGCAGATTTGGTTATTATGTCGGCGATGATTGTGCAAAAAGAGGATTTACTCTCTCAGATATTAGAAGCAAAATCCAGAGGTAAACGGGTAGCTGTTGGTGGCCCCTTCCCGACAGCGC contains:
- a CDS encoding actin-binding WH2 domain-containing protein, encoding MIERKSLGIKYFAVLIGFLRDRQGFLEEVRQGIRLPNKIISLLVCSSLFIAAYGGIIGAYHSWMQAISSAIKLPALYLITLLICIPTLYFANVIFGSKRTFGQHLALVLTAVSVTSVLLFSFAPITLFFLITTNNYQFLILLNVFIFALTGFIGVSSLYQATSLVLEQDNEGSKTRQKILKFWLFLYAFVGSQLGWTLRPFFGTPDSAFQLFREREGNFYLSVIQAISYLLGIR
- a CDS encoding FAD-binding oxidoreductase, with amino-acid sequence MSLTEEILSQLPGDVLAGLRQSDRILTSVRENTAPVPTLVKESQQSLGVADFDVLICGGTLGILIGCALAVKGLRVALMERGILRGREQEWNISRKELDVFVELNLLTEEELESAIATQYNPARVSFDGGTEVWVEDVLNIGVDPVYLLATLKTRFLTAGGKLLENTPFTEAVVHPDGVMVNNQFKTRLLIDAMGHLSPITQQARQGKKPEALCLVVGSCAQGFPENNSGDLILSFTPLQNQCQYFWEAFPARDGRTTYLFTYMDAHPQRLTLEALFEEYLRLLPEYQGVELSKLKFQRSLFGFFPTYRQSPIKTPWSRILTAGDSSGSQSPLSFGGFGAMVRHLKRLTFGIYEALETEQLSAKALALLQPYQPSLTVTWLFQRAMSVGVNQKIAPDQINQLLSAVFQEMQQFGTPVLKPFLQDIVQFSALTQTLLKTGLDHPLLVAKIIPQVGLASLLDWMLHYSNLGVYTALFWLSPMLETWIKNQPTEQQYYWHRLIDAWKYGSGGDYSDET
- a CDS encoding coiled-coil domain-containing protein; the protein is MLLLNKQMLLLNKQMLLLNKQMLSLNKQMLSLNKQMRSLNKQMRSLNKQMRSLNKQMRSLNKQMRSLNKQMLSLNKQMRSLNKQMRSLNKQMRSLNKQMRSLNLTFDGMWKTSL